A genomic segment from uncultured Desulfuromonas sp. encodes:
- a CDS encoding IS3 family transposase (programmed frameshift), producing MDKVESKRSRRTQRDYTMGFKLQVVDAVEKGDMTYKQAQKIYGIQGRSTVLTWLRKHGKLDWTQPVRLAMPKTPKAKETPAQKIKRLERELEDERLRNLLLNEVVDILDSEHGMSLRKKYIAKARRIQKYKGLSLSRACKLLGISRQAVYQRERRTQQRNTELAPVKEMVMELRRFMPRLGGRKLYSLLKPKFNAHSIKLGRDGFFDYLREHRLLVPPVKRFIKTTQSSHWMKKYPNLLTSQDINRAEQVFVSDITYVETDEGVHYLSLVTDAYSRKIMGYEVSDNLRAESVVKALRQAARQRQTDKSLLHHSDRGLQYCSSIYQEELKRHDITPSMTDGYDCYQNALAERVNGILKQEFLLFKCRDLQELKDLVRESVAIYNRLRPHLSLNMQTPEEVHKKATSMGEVA from the exons ATGGACAAAGTAGAGAGCAAGCGGAGTCGGCGGACTCAACGAGATTACACAATGGGCTTTAAATTGCAGGTTGTTGATGCCGTAGAAAAAGGCGATATGACCTACAAGCAGGCCCAGAAGATCTATGGCATCCAGGGTCGCTCAACCGTGTTAACATGGTTAAGAAAGCACGGAAAGTTAGATTGGACCCAGCCAGTGAGGCTCGCTATGCCCAAAACTCCCAAAGCCAAAGAGACCCCTGCCCAGAAGATAAAGCGACTTGAGCGCGAACTTGAAGATGAACGTCTTCGCAATCTGCTTTTGAATGAAGTTGTTGATATCCTGGATTCTGAGCACGGAATGAGTTTGAGAAAAAAGTATATTGCCAAG GCGAGACGCATTCAAAAATACAAAGGGCTAAGTTTAAGCCGCGCTTGCAAGCTTCTTGGCATCAGTCGGCAGGCCGTTTATCAAAGAGAAAGACGCACCCAGCAGCGCAACACAGAGCTGGCTCCCGTCAAAGAGATGGTGATGGAGTTGCGACGGTTCATGCCGAGGTTGGGCGGTCGCAAGCTGTACTCACTGCTGAAACCGAAATTTAATGCTCATAGCATCAAATTAGGTCGGGATGGATTTTTTGATTATTTACGAGAGCATCGGCTGTTGGTTCCACCGGTCAAGCGATTCATCAAGACCACGCAGAGCAGTCACTGGATGAAAAAATATCCGAATCTTCTCACGAGTCAGGATATCAATCGGGCTGAACAAGTCTTTGTCAGTGACATCACGTACGTTGAAACAGATGAAGGGGTTCATTATCTATCGCTGGTTACTGATGCTTATAGCCGCAAAATCATGGGGTATGAGGTCAGTGACAATCTACGTGCAGAAAGTGTTGTCAAGGCATTACGTCAAGCAGCCAGACAACGCCAGACGGATAAATCGTTGCTGCACCATTCCGATAGAGGATTACAGTATTGCTCATCGATCTATCAGGAAGAGCTGAAGCGTCATGATATAACGCCATCCATGACAGATGGTTACGATTGTTATCAAAATGCTTTGGCTGAGAGGGTAAACGGAATTCTGAAGCAAGAGTTTTTGTTGTTTAAGTGCCGTGATTTGCAGGAACTGAAGGACTTGGTTCGCGAATCGGTTGCTATTTACAATCGCCTACGTCCACACCTTAGCTTGAATATGCAAACACCGGAAGAAGTACATAAGAAAGCCACCTCCATGGGGGAGGTGGCTTAG
- the pta gene encoding phosphate acetyltransferase: protein MHLVDQIKAKARTSLQTVVLPEGYDDRMIQAAGQIVADGLAKIVLLGNEATLNAKAAELGVTLDGVTILEPAAAPQLDDYVAELVELRKKKGLTAEQARELLTAEDNLYFASMMVRKGDAGGAVAGAFNTTGDVLRAAFQVIGTAPGMKTVSSVFLMVTKNPDFGENGILLFADCAVNPNPDAQALAEIAVSTASSCKSFLGVDARVAMLSFSTKGSAQHEDADKVLAAMAIAKELDPQLQIDGELQADAALLPKVGEKKAPGSPVAGKANTLIFPDLDAGNIGYKLVERVAGAEAVGPIIQGLAKPVNDLSRGCSVDDIISVSAITAVQAQG from the coding sequence ATGCACCTGGTAGATCAGATTAAAGCAAAAGCCCGCACTAGTCTGCAGACGGTTGTTTTGCCCGAGGGCTATGATGATCGCATGATTCAGGCGGCAGGACAAATCGTGGCCGATGGCTTGGCCAAGATTGTTTTGCTGGGTAATGAGGCAACATTAAACGCCAAAGCAGCCGAGCTTGGCGTGACTCTTGACGGCGTAACGATTCTTGAGCCGGCGGCTGCCCCGCAACTTGATGATTATGTTGCCGAGCTGGTTGAGCTGCGCAAGAAAAAGGGATTGACGGCGGAACAGGCGCGTGAGCTGTTGACCGCCGAGGACAATCTTTATTTTGCCTCGATGATGGTTCGTAAAGGGGATGCCGGTGGCGCTGTTGCCGGAGCATTTAATACCACAGGCGATGTGCTGCGAGCCGCATTTCAGGTCATTGGCACCGCCCCGGGTATGAAAACGGTTTCTTCTGTTTTTCTTATGGTGACAAAAAATCCCGATTTTGGTGAAAACGGCATTTTATTGTTTGCTGATTGTGCGGTTAATCCGAACCCTGATGCCCAGGCGTTGGCAGAAATTGCAGTATCGACAGCCAGCAGCTGCAAGAGTTTTCTTGGGGTTGATGCCCGTGTTGCCATGCTGTCGTTTTCAACCAAGGGCAGTGCCCAGCATGAAGATGCCGATAAGGTGTTGGCTGCCATGGCCATTGCCAAAGAACTTGATCCGCAATTGCAGATTGATGGCGAGCTGCAGGCTGATGCCGCACTTCTGCCAAAAGTTGGTGAGAAAAAGGCACCTGGTTCACCCGTTGCCGGGAAAGCCAACACTCTGATTTTTCCTGACCTTGATGCCGGCAATATCGGTTACAAGCTTGTCGAGCGGGTTGCCGGGGCTGAGGCCGTTGGTCCGATTATTCAGGGACTGGCCAAGCCGGTGAATGATTTGTCTCGAGGATGCTCGGTCGATGACATCATTAGCGTTTCGGCGATCACCGCTGTCCAAGCGCAGGGGTAG
- a CDS encoding TonB family protein has protein sequence MTSSSTRYNTLLIGLIISLLIHATLLLLKVQWPEEKQPVKKPILVEVQPTQPVQETAIPSKNEPPKQAERTGAVDHQVIKEQAPPGQDLEDSSPKEAQPAPTKPKTVPPPKPEKKEKPVPVVKVAPQQPETSPQVAKEQPLPSLDQLLQTANNAAANITQQAQTKARPDVEPGDDLLLNMREDKLFSFFSRFKKQIYGVWNYPEEAMKNRQQGVALLKIVINRDGSVEDVDLVSASGFERLDREAIAAIFKAQPYGSLPESYPEDQLTIMAYFEYILGQPLPNIYRR, from the coding sequence ATGACCTCTTCCTCCACCAGATACAACACTCTGCTTATCGGACTGATTATATCGCTCCTGATCCATGCAACCTTGCTTTTACTCAAGGTTCAATGGCCCGAGGAAAAACAGCCGGTTAAAAAACCAATCCTAGTGGAAGTACAGCCCACCCAGCCGGTTCAGGAAACCGCGATTCCCTCAAAAAACGAACCGCCCAAGCAAGCCGAACGGACAGGAGCTGTTGATCATCAGGTCATCAAGGAGCAGGCTCCTCCTGGCCAGGATTTGGAGGATAGCTCGCCGAAAGAGGCTCAACCAGCCCCAACAAAACCGAAAACAGTTCCGCCACCTAAGCCCGAAAAAAAGGAAAAGCCGGTCCCCGTGGTCAAGGTTGCGCCACAACAGCCGGAGACTTCGCCTCAAGTGGCCAAGGAACAACCCCTTCCAAGCCTCGATCAGCTACTGCAAACAGCAAATAATGCGGCCGCGAACATCACCCAACAAGCGCAAACGAAAGCTCGTCCCGATGTCGAGCCCGGCGATGACCTGTTGCTCAATATGCGTGAGGATAAACTTTTTTCCTTTTTCTCTCGCTTCAAGAAACAAATCTATGGCGTGTGGAACTATCCCGAAGAAGCGATGAAAAACCGTCAACAGGGCGTAGCGCTCCTGAAGATCGTTATCAATCGGGATGGAAGCGTCGAAGATGTTGATTTGGTTTCTGCCTCGGGATTCGAACGACTTGACCGCGAAGCCATCGCAGCCATCTTCAAAGCACAGCCTTACGGCAGCCTTCCCGAAAGCTATCCGGAGGATCAATTGACCATCATGGCCTACTTTGAGTATATCCTCGGCCAACCGTTACCGAATATCTATCGACGCTAG
- the folD gene encoding bifunctional methylenetetrahydrofolate dehydrogenase/methenyltetrahydrofolate cyclohydrolase FolD: protein MGQLIDGKALAAQMREQMTAQVAELTAKGVTPGLAVVLVGDDPASRVYVTMKEKACAATGIFSDEHKLPAETTQDELLALIDKLNNDERIDGILVQLPLPGHIDEDCILNAISPLKDVDGFHPFNVGCLATGNPTFRSCTPYGVMKMLESINYDLTGKEVVVVGRSNIVGKPVALMCLAENATVTICHSRTADLAGHVGRADVVIAAVGRPEMIKGDWIKPGAVVIDVGINRVGDKKLVGDVEFDSAEKKASYITPVPGGVGPMTITMLLFNTVHSAMQRAAR from the coding sequence ATGGGGCAGTTGATTGATGGAAAAGCACTGGCGGCTCAAATGCGTGAGCAGATGACCGCACAAGTGGCGGAGCTGACTGCAAAAGGTGTTACGCCTGGCCTGGCCGTCGTGCTGGTTGGAGACGACCCGGCAAGTCGTGTTTACGTGACCATGAAAGAAAAAGCCTGTGCTGCGACAGGAATCTTTTCCGACGAGCATAAATTACCGGCCGAAACCACCCAGGACGAATTGCTGGCTTTGATCGATAAACTCAACAATGATGAGCGTATCGACGGTATTCTGGTCCAACTTCCCTTGCCCGGCCATATTGATGAGGATTGCATTCTTAACGCCATCTCTCCGCTTAAAGACGTGGACGGCTTTCATCCCTTCAATGTTGGTTGCCTGGCAACTGGAAATCCGACATTTCGTTCCTGCACTCCTTACGGGGTGATGAAAATGCTTGAGTCGATCAATTACGATCTGACCGGTAAAGAAGTGGTGGTTGTCGGGAGATCCAACATCGTTGGTAAGCCGGTGGCGCTCATGTGCCTGGCGGAGAATGCCACGGTAACCATTTGTCACTCGCGTACTGCTGATCTGGCTGGCCATGTCGGTCGCGCCGATGTAGTGATTGCTGCTGTTGGGCGTCCCGAAATGATCAAAGGTGACTGGATCAAGCCGGGTGCGGTTGTGATTGATGTCGGTATTAACCGGGTCGGTGACAAGAAGCTGGTTGGCGATGTCGAGTTTGATTCGGCTGAGAAAAAAGCCAGCTACATTACACCTGTTCCCGGTGGCGTTGGCCCTATGACGATTACCATGTTGCTGTTTAATACCGTGCACAGCGCCATGCAACGCGCCGCGCGCTGA
- a CDS encoding zinc ribbon domain-containing protein, protein MPMYEYQCQKCGLVFEVRQKFSDAPVAECRECQGPVKKLISQSGFALKGGGWYDQGYSASKSAPACPAASDGSCGGCPKAS, encoded by the coding sequence ATGCCGATGTATGAATATCAGTGCCAAAAATGTGGATTGGTTTTTGAGGTGCGCCAAAAATTTTCCGACGCACCGGTTGCAGAATGCCGGGAGTGTCAGGGCCCGGTCAAGAAGCTCATATCTCAAAGTGGTTTCGCCCTCAAAGGCGGAGGCTGGTATGACCAAGGTTATTCAGCATCCAAGTCAGCTCCGGCCTGTCCTGCCGCATCGGACGGCAGTTGCGGCGGATGTCCGAAAGCATCCTGA
- a CDS encoding GGDEF domain-containing protein, whose translation MSAIEKLLSLDQCNRLPTPPAIAMRILDEVHKEEPSFRRLAALITADPALTTRVLRIANSAIYAPVSRIDNLETALTRLGIATVTNIALSFILVGYFNGQDTAGFNFTYFWKRAVTSAVSANIIARKICKVSDNIFITALLQDIGILIAYLCLDDYKTIFDPNQRRQHTIKAVEQETFGFAHSQLGSEILEHWGIPEAIYKPIRYHHLNDDVPEPYTCQAQVINLADKISAVFHGRPVAEKLKVFRKTLQTRFNLSDRSITKLIEEISEQSMQILSFFEIPSDKMKSAAEILQEANEHLSRLNLTSSQLLDQYRHEKEAAVQERQELAAVNTELSRLAFEDSLTGLYNLRYFHDYFDRELQRSARYGTVFSLLMFDIDNFKTINDSHGHQAGDKVLKEIAELSRQTLRNTDVVVRYGGEEFTALLPETTLDQAHEIADRLRLEIEQLLVAWHDKTLQVTVSMGLAFYDPKQGAKNKDQLIDIADKGLYQSKHAGKNCISMPQKNI comes from the coding sequence ATGTCAGCCATTGAAAAACTTCTATCCCTAGATCAGTGCAATCGTCTGCCGACGCCACCGGCGATCGCCATGCGTATCCTTGACGAGGTCCATAAGGAGGAGCCCTCTTTTCGTCGTCTCGCCGCATTGATTACGGCCGATCCAGCATTGACCACGCGGGTTTTGCGCATCGCAAACTCTGCGATATATGCCCCTGTGTCACGTATCGACAACCTTGAAACCGCGTTGACCCGGTTGGGTATCGCAACCGTGACAAACATAGCATTGTCGTTCATTCTGGTCGGCTATTTCAATGGCCAAGACACAGCAGGTTTCAACTTTACCTACTTCTGGAAACGTGCGGTGACCTCAGCGGTCAGTGCCAACATTATCGCCAGAAAAATATGTAAAGTCAGCGACAATATTTTTATCACCGCCCTGTTACAAGACATCGGCATTCTTATCGCCTATCTGTGCCTTGATGACTACAAAACCATTTTTGATCCGAATCAGCGTCGCCAGCACACGATAAAAGCCGTAGAACAGGAAACCTTCGGATTTGCCCATTCACAATTGGGTTCTGAAATCCTTGAGCATTGGGGGATTCCCGAGGCCATCTACAAACCGATTCGCTATCACCATCTGAACGATGATGTTCCTGAACCCTACACGTGCCAGGCTCAAGTCATTAATCTTGCCGACAAAATTTCAGCTGTTTTCCACGGCCGTCCCGTTGCGGAGAAGCTCAAGGTCTTTCGTAAAACCCTGCAGACACGCTTTAATCTTTCAGACAGAAGCATCACCAAGCTCATTGAGGAGATCTCCGAGCAAAGTATGCAGATCCTCTCCTTCTTTGAAATACCGTCGGACAAAATGAAATCCGCTGCCGAAATCCTTCAGGAAGCGAACGAGCATCTGTCGCGCCTCAACCTGACCAGCAGTCAGTTACTTGATCAGTATCGTCACGAAAAAGAGGCGGCGGTCCAGGAACGCCAGGAGCTTGCAGCAGTCAATACGGAACTCAGCCGACTGGCCTTTGAAGACAGTCTGACCGGTTTGTATAATTTACGCTATTTCCACGATTATTTTGACCGTGAACTGCAACGTTCAGCACGCTATGGAACGGTCTTCTCTCTGCTGATGTTTGACATCGACAATTTTAAAACGATCAATGACAGTCACGGCCATCAGGCTGGGGACAAAGTTTTGAAAGAGATTGCAGAGCTGTCACGCCAGACGCTGCGCAACACGGATGTTGTTGTCCGTTACGGTGGCGAAGAGTTTACTGCGTTGCTTCCTGAGACAACCCTTGACCAGGCCCATGAAATAGCCGACCGGTTACGGCTTGAAATTGAGCAGCTTCTGGTTGCTTGGCACGATAAAACCCTTCAGGTCACGGTCAGTATGGGATTGGCCTTTTATGATCCCAAACAGGGTGCAAAAAATAAAGATCAGTTGATCGACATTGCGGACAAAGGACTCTATCAGTCTAAACATGCCGGAAAAAACTGTATCAGCATGCCCCAAAAAAATATCTAG
- a CDS encoding EamA family transporter — protein sequence MFYLILVSAIWAFSFGLIKGQLTGLDPSLVAAVRLLLSLLVFLPFLRIQRCRFLNLLALIFIGAIQYGLMYVTYTASFRYLHAYEVALFTIFTPIYVTLINDLFSRRFHRRFFYAALLAVIGTAVVLYRDFHHGDFRQGFLLIQAANLCFAFGQVAYTRIMQRIAHSDLQVFGLLYLGAFLSTLPMIWGTSLDQLMQLSLTQSASLVYLGVLASGVCFFLWNHGARKVNAGTLAVCNNLKIPLAIACSALVFSETVNWPQLLTGSAILGFSLLLNHWHLKRRG from the coding sequence ATGTTCTACCTGATCCTTGTTTCTGCGATCTGGGCCTTTTCCTTTGGCCTGATTAAAGGCCAGCTCACGGGGCTCGATCCCAGTCTGGTTGCCGCTGTGCGCCTGTTACTCAGCCTGCTGGTTTTTCTGCCCTTCCTTCGAATACAGCGTTGTCGTTTTCTCAATCTCCTGGCATTGATCTTTATCGGAGCCATTCAATACGGCTTGATGTACGTCACCTACACGGCGTCCTTTCGTTACCTACACGCCTATGAAGTGGCCTTGTTTACCATCTTTACGCCCATTTATGTCACGCTGATCAATGATCTGTTCAGTCGCCGTTTCCACCGCCGTTTTTTTTATGCCGCCTTACTGGCGGTCATCGGGACAGCCGTTGTGCTCTATCGCGACTTTCATCATGGTGATTTCCGCCAGGGCTTTCTTCTCATCCAGGCGGCCAATCTGTGTTTTGCCTTCGGTCAGGTTGCCTACACCCGAATCATGCAACGCATTGCCCACAGCGACCTGCAAGTTTTCGGGCTTTTATATTTGGGAGCCTTTCTCAGTACGCTACCAATGATCTGGGGAACATCCCTCGACCAGCTGATGCAACTGTCTCTAACGCAATCGGCATCGCTGGTTTATTTGGGTGTTCTTGCCTCAGGAGTCTGCTTTTTTTTGTGGAATCATGGGGCACGAAAAGTCAATGCCGGCACGTTGGCCGTGTGCAACAACCTGAAGATTCCTCTGGCCATCGCGTGTTCAGCCCTGGTCTTTTCTGAAACAGTTAACTGGCCGCAATTGCTGACTGGCTCGGCAATCCTCGGATTTTCCCTGCTACTCAATCATTGGCATCTCAAACGGAGAGGTTAA
- a CDS encoding AI-2E family transporter translates to MTTPSHSCGHILTAFASLIIIIAGLKSAQDLIVPFLLAAFIAILCLPSLHWLERRHLPTTLNIFIVISAALLTGLLLAMFVGSSLHDFSRTLPTYQARLHEQTRDLFNWLNQHGVDISSQIVLDYFDPSAAMKIAANTLSGVGAVLTDGFLILLTVIFILFEASAMPKKLMDALKNPEQSFAQFSRITQSVQGYLVIKTAVSLLTGAAVIVWLIILDVDYPILWGLLAFLLNFVPNIGSIIASIPAILLALVQHGLGTALLVSGGYIIVNVVVGNIVEPRFMGKQLGLSPLVVLLSLIVWGWVLGPVGMLLSVPLTMIVKIALETTEDLRWIAILLG, encoded by the coding sequence ATGACAACTCCCAGTCATTCCTGTGGTCATATCCTGACAGCTTTTGCCAGCCTGATTATCATTATCGCCGGACTGAAAAGTGCTCAGGACCTGATTGTTCCCTTTCTTCTGGCCGCATTTATTGCCATTCTCTGCCTGCCATCGCTCCACTGGCTGGAACGTCGTCACCTGCCGACTACTTTGAATATTTTTATCGTCATTTCCGCGGCACTGCTTACCGGGCTGTTACTGGCTATGTTTGTCGGCAGCTCACTGCATGATTTCTCCCGGACACTGCCAACCTATCAAGCCCGTCTCCACGAACAGACCAGGGATCTGTTTAATTGGCTCAACCAGCATGGGGTCGATATTTCATCACAAATCGTCCTTGATTATTTCGATCCCAGCGCCGCAATGAAAATTGCCGCGAACACACTCAGTGGTGTCGGTGCGGTTCTTACTGACGGCTTTCTCATCCTGCTGACCGTAATTTTCATCCTGTTTGAAGCCAGCGCCATGCCGAAAAAGTTAATGGATGCGCTAAAAAATCCGGAACAATCGTTTGCCCAGTTCAGTCGTATCACTCAAAGCGTTCAGGGCTATCTGGTCATTAAAACCGCCGTCAGCCTGCTGACCGGAGCAGCGGTCATCGTCTGGCTGATCATACTTGATGTCGATTACCCGATTCTTTGGGGGTTGCTGGCTTTTCTGCTTAATTTTGTACCGAATATCGGCTCGATTATTGCCTCGATTCCCGCTATTCTCCTTGCGCTGGTTCAGCATGGTCTCGGCACAGCCCTGCTTGTCAGTGGAGGATACATTATTGTCAATGTCGTCGTCGGCAACATCGTCGAGCCCCGATTCATGGGCAAACAACTGGGGCTCTCCCCTTTGGTTGTTCTGCTATCCTTGATTGTCTGGGGCTGGGTGTTGGGGCCGGTGGGAATGTTGCTATCCGTACCGTTGACCATGATTGTCAAAATTGCCCTGGAGACAACGGAAGATCTGCGTTGGATCGCAATTCTACTGGGTTAG
- a CDS encoding LemA family protein: MTTIIVLGVLVLLLTVVIGYVIMVYNGLIRLKNETDKSWSNIDVLLKQRFDELPKLIKVCEGYMKHEKATLEAVIKARSMVGQARSEKDQLNAQNMLTDTLKSLFAVTEQYPDLKADTAFRSLGNRISELEDQIADRRELFNEYVNMYNIRIAQFPDVLVATKFNFKPRGLWEIQPEHRADVEVSFNHS, from the coding sequence ATGACAACCATTATCGTTCTGGGTGTTCTGGTTTTACTACTGACCGTGGTCATCGGCTATGTGATCATGGTCTACAATGGCCTGATCAGACTGAAAAATGAAACAGATAAATCATGGAGCAATATTGATGTGCTGCTCAAACAGCGCTTTGATGAACTTCCCAAGCTGATCAAGGTCTGCGAAGGCTATATGAAACATGAAAAAGCGACTCTTGAGGCCGTGATCAAAGCCCGTTCCATGGTTGGCCAGGCACGCTCGGAGAAAGATCAGCTCAATGCCCAGAACATGTTGACGGACACCTTGAAATCCCTGTTTGCTGTCACGGAGCAATATCCGGACCTCAAGGCGGATACGGCTTTTCGCAGTTTGGGAAACCGCATCTCCGAGCTGGAAGACCAGATTGCCGACCGGCGTGAACTGTTCAACGAATACGTCAATATGTACAACATCCGCATTGCTCAATTTCCCGATGTTCTGGTCGCAACAAAATTCAACTTCAAACCACGAGGCTTATGGGAAATCCAGCCGGAACATCGTGCCGATGTCGAGGTTTCTTTTAATCATTCATAA
- a CDS encoding YigZ family protein has protein sequence MQTEFADANHNCWACLIGAPGNPSHCAMNDDGEPHGSAGKPMLTALQHGDIGDITVVISRYFGGIRLGKGGMARAYTDAVMTTLSGLSTKEKIDYRSLLITCDYPFLDSLKRLFNDYEALLEEEQFADLVTLHLRLPQENVEPFHAHVTEMSHGRITITTS, from the coding sequence ATCCAGACAGAGTTCGCTGATGCTAATCACAACTGCTGGGCGTGCCTTATCGGTGCGCCCGGTAATCCCAGCCACTGTGCCATGAATGATGACGGCGAACCGCATGGCTCCGCTGGCAAACCAATGTTGACCGCCCTGCAACACGGTGACATCGGCGATATTACGGTCGTTATCAGTCGTTACTTTGGTGGCATCCGGCTGGGAAAAGGCGGCATGGCTCGCGCCTACACCGATGCGGTGATGACGACCCTATCCGGTCTATCGACAAAAGAAAAAATCGACTACAGGTCTCTTTTGATCACATGCGACTACCCGTTTCTTGATTCATTGAAGCGCCTTTTTAACGACTACGAGGCGCTTCTTGAAGAAGAACAGTTCGCTGATCTGGTTACCCTCCACCTGCGCCTTCCCCAGGAAAATGTTGAGCCTTTTCATGCGCATGTCACGGAAATGAGTCACGGACGCATTACCATCACGACCAGCTGA
- a CDS encoding response regulator gives MRHHAEGKKAMHKIMFVDDEPNVLRSLERLLSNEERYEFLFAESAKEGLALLNEHADVSVVVSDFRMPEMNGIEFLSLVRQRCPETIRIVLSGYSDTASMVEAINVGHVYRFLAKPWNDDELLVTLRNAVETYDLSCRNERLAQELEVRNQELEQVNASLEETVQERTEALELRSEVLQVAQDILDSMPVAVIGVDIEDQIVQANAAATRLLKPRGSFLGEQTSEILNDGILAFIEQVKLTAESTDLVLIQGIQYWASGQYLNNDRSRGIVITFVPLEKS, from the coding sequence ATGAGGCACCATGCTGAAGGGAAAAAGGCAATGCACAAGATCATGTTTGTTGATGATGAGCCGAACGTTTTGCGTTCTTTGGAACGGCTTCTCAGCAATGAAGAACGCTATGAATTCCTATTTGCCGAGTCTGCAAAAGAGGGCTTGGCGCTTCTCAACGAACATGCGGATGTGAGTGTCGTCGTTTCCGATTTTCGGATGCCAGAGATGAATGGCATTGAGTTTCTCAGTCTGGTTCGACAGCGCTGCCCAGAGACAATTCGTATTGTCCTGTCCGGCTATTCGGATACGGCGTCCATGGTTGAAGCCATCAATGTCGGCCATGTGTACCGTTTTCTGGCCAAACCATGGAATGACGACGAACTGCTCGTGACTCTAAGAAATGCGGTGGAGACTTATGACCTGAGTTGTCGTAATGAGCGACTTGCGCAAGAGCTGGAGGTGCGTAACCAGGAGCTCGAACAGGTCAATGCCTCATTGGAGGAGACGGTTCAGGAGAGAACAGAAGCTCTTGAACTGCGTAGTGAGGTCTTGCAGGTCGCACAGGATATTCTCGACAGCATGCCCGTGGCTGTGATTGGCGTGGATATCGAAGATCAGATTGTGCAAGCGAATGCGGCGGCAACACGTCTTCTGAAACCGCGCGGCTCATTTTTGGGCGAGCAGACTTCAGAGATACTGAATGACGGCATTCTGGCGTTTATCGAACAGGTAAAATTAACAGCAGAGTCCACAGATCTGGTATTGATTCAGGGGATTCAGTACTGGGCAAGCGGGCAGTATCTTAATAATGATCGCAGTCGCGGTATCGTGATCACATTTGTGCCGTTAGAAAAAAGCTGA
- the xthA gene encoding exodeoxyribonuclease III, with product MKIISFNVNGLRARHHQVKAVIETYQPDVLALQETKVHDDQFPYEEIESLGYQVRYYGQKGHYGVALVSKEAPVEVRYGFDGDDEQAQRRVIVGRYALGGQSLTVVNGYFPQGENRAHEVKFPAKEKFYRDMRQLLDSYDPDRDALVVVGDMNVAPLSADIGIGSDNEKRWLAQGKSCFLPEERAWLQALMDWGLHDSFRRCHPDVDDRFSWFDYRSRGFEREPKRGLRIDLILASSRLIPACQGAGIDYTIRSMEKPSDHCPIWAEFIL from the coding sequence GTGAAGATTATTTCGTTCAATGTCAATGGACTGCGTGCCCGCCACCATCAGGTGAAAGCGGTGATTGAGACTTATCAACCCGATGTGCTGGCTCTGCAGGAGACCAAAGTTCACGATGACCAGTTTCCCTATGAAGAGATTGAATCGTTAGGCTACCAGGTGCGTTATTATGGTCAAAAAGGGCATTATGGTGTGGCTCTTGTGTCCAAAGAGGCACCGGTTGAGGTCCGTTACGGTTTTGATGGGGATGATGAACAGGCTCAGCGACGTGTCATTGTCGGTCGCTATGCTCTTGGTGGGCAGTCGCTGACCGTTGTAAATGGCTATTTCCCCCAAGGGGAGAATCGGGCGCATGAGGTAAAATTTCCGGCAAAGGAAAAATTTTATCGTGACATGCGCCAATTATTGGACAGCTACGACCCCGACCGGGATGCACTTGTGGTTGTCGGCGATATGAATGTCGCACCATTGTCCGCAGATATCGGGATTGGTTCGGACAACGAAAAACGCTGGTTGGCTCAGGGGAAAAGCTGTTTTCTGCCGGAAGAGCGTGCCTGGCTGCAAGCGTTGATGGACTGGGGCCTTCATGACAGCTTTCGACGTTGTCATCCCGATGTGGATGACCGATTCAGTTGGTTTGACTATCGCAGTCGAGGATTTGAACGTGAGCCGAAACGGGGCTTGCGAATTGATCTGATCCTGGCCAGCTCGCGTTTGATCCCTGCCTGTCAAGGGGCCGGAATCGATTATACCATCCGTTCAATGGAGAAACCTTCTGATCATTGTCCCATCTGGGCTGAGTTTATTCTGTAA